The Deltaproteobacteria bacterium genome contains a region encoding:
- a CDS encoding response regulator: TLFPCEVLLGRFEMEGKEMVQAAVRDITERVKSEETIRESENRFRLLAESTPLGIAVLNPELKFEYFNPRFTEIFGYTPEDLPDWRIWSEKAYPDPAYRNEFEMFYRGEVMVNPEAGRVHQRVLNTFCKIGGEKIIHFRAVIMPNHHHLLTFEDITEYRQMEIQLREAQKMEAIGTLAGGIAHDFNNLLMGIQGYASLMMLEIDQQHPFYNNLEAIEKQVRSGADLTRQLLGYARGGRYEVRPTDLNELIEQTLGLFSRTRKELNIHRSYGSALWVTDVDRTQIEQVLLNLFLNAWQAMPGGGDLYLETTNILFDEKEASDIDLVPGSYVRIIIRDTGVGMDEWTRQRIFEPFFTTKEMGRGTGLGLATVYGIIKGHGGFIEVRSERGSGSVFLVYLPASQESLEEEKLRPTQELKKGRETILLIDDEEVVLIVTRRILRMLGYGVITASSGPGAIELYRSRCDEIALVILDMIMPGMSGCEVFDRLKRINSEVKVILSSGYSLEGQAQDIIDQGALAFIQKPFSASKLSEKIREVLERPETDGG; encoded by the coding sequence ACCCTCTTCCCCTGCGAGGTTTTGCTGGGCAGGTTCGAGATGGAGGGGAAGGAGATGGTTCAGGCCGCCGTACGCGATATTACGGAACGTGTTAAATCCGAGGAAACCATCCGGGAAAGCGAGAACCGTTTCCGTCTCCTGGCGGAGAGCACGCCTCTGGGAATTGCCGTCCTCAATCCCGAACTGAAGTTCGAGTACTTCAACCCCCGTTTTACGGAGATTTTTGGTTATACGCCGGAAGACTTGCCTGACTGGCGGATATGGTCGGAAAAGGCCTATCCCGATCCCGCATACCGTAATGAATTTGAAATGTTCTATAGGGGGGAGGTCATGGTCAATCCCGAAGCGGGACGGGTGCACCAACGTGTACTCAACACGTTCTGTAAAATCGGAGGCGAGAAGATCATCCATTTCCGTGCCGTGATCATGCCGAACCATCACCACCTCCTGACCTTTGAAGATATTACGGAGTACCGGCAGATGGAAATTCAGCTTCGGGAAGCACAGAAGATGGAGGCAATCGGCACCCTGGCGGGGGGGATAGCCCATGATTTCAACAATCTGCTCATGGGCATTCAGGGCTATGCTTCTCTGATGATGCTCGAAATCGATCAGCAGCATCCCTTCTATAATAATCTGGAAGCCATCGAAAAACAGGTCCGCAGCGGCGCCGATTTAACCCGCCAGCTCCTGGGATACGCCCGGGGAGGACGATACGAGGTCCGCCCGACAGATTTGAACGAACTGATCGAACAGACCCTGGGCCTGTTTTCCCGTACACGGAAGGAGTTGAATATCCACCGTTCCTATGGGAGCGCCCTCTGGGTGACCGATGTCGACCGGACGCAGATCGAACAGGTTCTGCTGAATCTTTTTCTCAACGCATGGCAGGCCATGCCGGGGGGCGGGGACCTCTATCTGGAAACGACCAATATCCTGTTCGATGAGAAGGAGGCTTCGGATATCGACCTTGTCCCCGGGTCTTACGTCAGGATCATCATTCGGGATACCGGTGTCGGCATGGATGAATGGACCCGCCAGCGGATCTTTGAACCTTTCTTTACCACGAAGGAAATGGGCCGTGGCACGGGGTTGGGCTTGGCCACCGTTTACGGTATTATCAAGGGGCACGGGGGGTTCATCGAGGTGCGTTCCGAACGGGGAAGCGGGTCCGTTTTCTTGGTTTACCTGCCGGCGTCCCAGGAGAGCCTGGAGGAGGAAAAGCTCCGGCCCACGCAAGAGCTGAAAAAAGGAAGGGAGACGATTCTGCTGATTGATGACGAAGAAGTGGTTCTGATCGTGACGAGGCGGATTTTAAGAATGCTCGGCTATGGCGTGATCACCGCTTCCTCCGGCCCCGGCGCCATCGAGCTTTATCGTTCCCGATGCGATGAGATCGCCCTGGTCATTCTGGACATGATCATGCCGGGGATGAGCGGCTGCGAAGTATTCGACAGGCTGAAGCGAATCAACAGCGAGGTAAAGGTGATTCTGTCCAGCGGATACAGCCTGGAAGGGCAGGCCCAGGACATTATAGACCAGGGGGCCCTGGCTTTCATTCAGAAACCCTTTTCAGCCAGCAAGCTTTCGGAGAAAATCCGGGAGGTGCTGGAACGGCCGGAGACGGACGGAGGGTAG
- a CDS encoding methionyl-tRNA formyltransferase: MQAPSILFMGTPDFAVPSLKILIGNGAPLTGVVTQPDRPSGRGRRLTPPPVKVLAEASSLPLFQPERIRDESFLKIFRDLAPALVVVVAFGQILPMEMITRPHYGCINVHPSLLPKYRGAAPIQWSLIRGETMTGMTIMQMDEGVDSGDILLQEAVPIAPGDNFGSLHDRLAVLGAEMLLKTIGMIADGSIRPVKQDHSRATLAPRIKREDGLIDWSKGVREILSLIRGLSPNPGAYTFLDGKKLRVYAARGEASASGSSPGTVLRVGKDGNPAIAAADGLVYPEEIQMENRKRMSMADFLRGYRVTPETILGPLA, translated from the coding sequence ATGCAAGCGCCATCCATTCTTTTCATGGGCACACCGGATTTCGCCGTTCCTTCGTTGAAAATCCTGATCGGGAACGGGGCGCCTCTGACAGGCGTCGTCACCCAACCGGACCGTCCCAGCGGCCGGGGCCGCCGTCTTACGCCGCCACCGGTCAAAGTCCTTGCCGAGGCCTCTAGCCTTCCGCTCTTTCAACCCGAAAGAATTCGTGACGAATCCTTTCTGAAAATATTCCGTGACCTGGCGCCGGCATTGGTCGTTGTCGTCGCTTTTGGTCAGATCCTGCCGATGGAAATGATCACGCGACCACACTATGGCTGCATCAATGTTCACCCGTCCCTGCTCCCGAAATACCGAGGCGCCGCCCCGATCCAGTGGAGCCTGATCCGGGGCGAAACCATGACGGGCATGACGATCATGCAGATGGACGAGGGGGTGGACTCAGGTGACATTTTGCTGCAGGAGGCGGTGCCGATCGCACCGGGAGACAACTTCGGCAGCCTCCATGACCGTCTGGCCGTCCTCGGAGCCGAGATGCTTCTGAAGACGATCGGCATGATCGCAGATGGATCGATCCGTCCCGTCAAACAGGACCACAGCAGGGCAACACTCGCCCCGCGCATCAAAAGAGAGGATGGCCTCATCGACTGGAGCAAGGGGGTCCGCGAAATTCTCTCTCTCATCCGTGGCCTGTCCCCAAATCCGGGGGCCTACACGTTTTTGGACGGGAAAAAACTGAGAGTTTACGCCGCCCGGGGTGAAGCATCCGCGTCCGGGTCATCACCGGGAACGGTCCTCCGTGTCGGAAAGGACGGCAATCCGGCCATTGCCGCCGCAGACGGTCTCGTTTACCCGGAGGAAATCCAGATGGAAAACAGGAAACGGATGTCCATGGCTGATTTCCTCCGTGGTTACCGCGTCACACCAGAAACAATCCTGGGGCCTCTTGCTTAA
- the priA gene encoding primosomal protein N' has product MFVKVAVNIPTGRTFVYRVPPDLESDTALGKRALVHFGGRTLTGYILEVLATPDYPKTKDLIRILDEEPLFDADDLLFYQWLSDYYLQPIGRVLSEALPAGINPKTRRVIRLAGDTEAEPTECFTADETELLTFLRHRAEGVTHAEIEGLLSAKALKEAIKSLEKRNLVVVEELTERQISAGTVKCVAVRRPFPENVTLTDRQRTLLQDIENQGETALAELRRREAYTPSLFRALREKGVLEISLKDIPPGGGLRGPAGPGMEPPILNRDQGEAVQNIHEKLAASTFSVCLLHGVTGSGKTEVYLRAIGETLRTGRGVLYLVPEIALTAQLLERIGNRFPLLEIAVWHSDIPKRIRYDQWKRILRGEVRFVVGARSAVFAPIRNLGLIIVDEEHDDSYKQDERTPYNGRDAAIVKGKQHGATVVLGSATPALPTFYNAHTGKYAYLSLPSRVEGRPLPEVAVVAMTKERDERGAIPVFSRTLLSAMEDSLAGGHQILLFLNRRGFHTFVHCPDCGHVFRCSNCSVSLTYHSETDRLHCHYCDHQSPVATVCSLCGKNRIIRYGIGTERLEEEVKKYFPNAVIARMDRDSISRRGSREYILKRLERRDIDILLGTQMITKGHDFPHINLIGVISADLSLNMPDFRAAERTFQLLTQVSGRSGRGETPGRVVIQTLNPDHYAIIRARSHDYISFYEDEMALRKTLSFPPFSRMITLHFSTLHREKGEKDLAVLKSTLDSLQEKERRFRHIQVMGPIRSPIEKIRGRHRWQILLKGRETGPLHELARTILLMDKKGPLRITADVDPLNFM; this is encoded by the coding sequence GTGTTTGTCAAAGTCGCCGTGAACATTCCGACCGGGAGAACCTTCGTATACCGGGTTCCTCCAGATCTGGAATCGGATACGGCCCTCGGGAAACGGGCACTGGTTCACTTTGGCGGCAGGACACTCACCGGCTATATTTTAGAAGTACTGGCCACCCCGGATTATCCGAAAACGAAGGACCTCATCCGGATTCTTGATGAGGAACCGCTTTTTGATGCCGATGACCTCCTTTTCTACCAGTGGTTGTCCGATTATTATCTGCAACCAATCGGTCGGGTCTTGAGCGAGGCTCTTCCCGCAGGAATCAACCCGAAAACAAGGCGGGTGATCCGCTTGGCAGGGGATACCGAAGCGGAGCCGACAGAGTGCTTTACCGCCGACGAAACTGAACTTCTGACTTTCCTTCGCCACCGTGCTGAAGGCGTCACCCATGCGGAGATTGAAGGCCTTCTCTCCGCAAAAGCCTTGAAAGAAGCCATAAAATCGCTGGAAAAAAGGAATTTGGTGGTCGTCGAGGAACTGACGGAACGGCAAATCTCTGCCGGAACCGTGAAGTGTGTCGCCGTACGACGGCCCTTTCCGGAGAATGTGACCCTGACAGACAGGCAGCGGACCCTTCTGCAGGACATTGAAAATCAGGGCGAGACCGCCCTTGCCGAATTGCGGCGCCGGGAGGCCTACACTCCGTCTCTGTTCAGGGCCCTGCGGGAAAAGGGCGTTCTGGAAATCTCGCTAAAGGATATCCCCCCCGGGGGGGGGCTTCGTGGTCCCGCGGGACCGGGGATGGAACCGCCGATTCTCAACCGGGATCAGGGGGAAGCCGTACAAAATATCCACGAGAAACTCGCCGCATCCACCTTTTCCGTTTGCCTTCTCCATGGCGTCACGGGCAGCGGGAAGACCGAGGTCTATCTCCGCGCCATAGGGGAAACCCTGCGCACCGGACGGGGCGTTCTGTACCTCGTCCCCGAAATCGCCCTGACCGCGCAGCTTCTTGAGCGAATAGGGAACCGCTTCCCCCTCCTGGAAATAGCTGTCTGGCATAGCGACATTCCGAAAAGGATTCGCTATGACCAATGGAAGCGTATCCTCCGTGGCGAGGTCCGTTTCGTCGTGGGTGCCAGATCGGCGGTTTTTGCCCCCATCCGCAATCTGGGACTGATCATCGTCGATGAAGAACACGACGACTCCTACAAACAGGATGAGCGAACACCCTATAACGGTCGGGACGCCGCCATTGTCAAGGGGAAACAGCATGGAGCCACCGTTGTCCTCGGTTCCGCCACACCGGCTTTGCCGACCTTTTACAATGCCCACACGGGGAAATACGCCTACCTGTCACTGCCCTCCCGCGTGGAGGGACGACCCCTGCCTGAAGTGGCCGTGGTGGCCATGACAAAGGAAAGGGATGAAAGGGGGGCTATTCCCGTTTTTTCACGTACCCTCCTTTCCGCCATGGAGGACAGCCTCGCCGGCGGACACCAAATCCTGCTGTTTCTCAACCGAAGGGGTTTTCACACGTTTGTCCACTGCCCGGATTGCGGCCATGTGTTCAGATGTTCCAACTGTTCGGTTTCTCTAACGTATCATTCTGAAACAGACCGTCTTCACTGCCATTACTGCGACCACCAGAGCCCCGTCGCAACCGTCTGCTCCCTCTGTGGGAAAAACCGCATCATACGTTACGGTATCGGCACGGAACGCCTGGAAGAAGAGGTCAAAAAGTATTTTCCCAATGCGGTCATCGCACGAATGGACCGGGACAGCATCTCCCGGAGGGGCAGCCGGGAATACATCCTGAAGCGCCTCGAAAGGAGGGACATAGATATCCTCCTCGGCACCCAGATGATCACCAAGGGTCATGACTTCCCGCATATCAACCTGATTGGGGTTATTTCCGCCGACCTGTCACTGAACATGCCCGATTTTCGGGCAGCCGAACGAACCTTCCAGCTTCTGACGCAGGTTTCCGGCCGTAGCGGCCGGGGGGAAACTCCCGGGCGCGTCGTTATTCAGACCCTCAATCCGGACCACTACGCCATTATTCGAGCCCGAAGTCATGATTACATCTCTTTCTACGAGGATGAAATGGCTCTCCGAAAAACGCTTTCCTTTCCACCATTCAGCAGGATGATTACCCTACATTTCTCCACGCTCCATCGGGAGAAGGGAGAAAAAGACCTGGCCGTCCTGAAATCGACTCTGGACTCCCTGCAAGAGAAGGAACGCCGGTTTCGGCACATCCAGGTTATGGGACCGATACGGTCCCCCATCGAAAAAATCCGGGGCCGCCACCGCTGGCAGATTCTCTTGAAGGGCCGGGAAACCGGTCCGTTGCATGAACTGGCTCGCACCATTCTCCTGATGGACAAGAAAGGCCCCCTCCGCATCACAGCGGACGTGGACCCCCTGAATTTCATGTAG
- the dksA gene encoding RNA polymerase-binding protein DksA: MKPDKLAFFRFMLTQKISELLGEAEKTVSEMTSEKVNFPDPTDRAALESDRNFELRIRDRERKLIAKMQEAIKRIDDGTFGICDTCGGTISEKRLMARPVTTLCIECKTKQEKLEKLKGE; this comes from the coding sequence ATGAAACCGGATAAGTTAGCGTTTTTCAGATTTATGCTGACCCAGAAGATCAGCGAACTTCTGGGTGAGGCGGAAAAAACCGTCTCCGAAATGACCAGCGAGAAGGTCAATTTTCCTGACCCGACCGACCGGGCCGCCCTGGAATCGGACCGGAACTTTGAGCTGCGCATCCGAGACCGGGAAAGAAAGCTTATCGCGAAAATGCAGGAAGCAATCAAACGTATTGACGACGGAACCTTTGGTATCTGTGACACCTGTGGAGGAACCATTTCGGAAAAACGGCTGATGGCAAGACCCGTTACTACGCTCTGTATCGAATGCAAGACCAAACAGGAAAAACTCGAAAAGCTGAAGGGAGAATGA
- the rfaE2 gene encoding D-glycero-beta-D-manno-heptose 1-phosphate adenylyltransferase gives MSKILSRKDLKAEIETLRRQGKRVVFTNGCFDILHVGHVRYLREAKKEGDILVVALNSDRSVRAIKGEKRPIVPETERADVMSALESVDYVTIFDEPTPLEVIRILRPDILVKGGDWKEEKIVGRDTVCGWGGRVAVIPEVKGASTTNLVEKIRAVYNDK, from the coding sequence ATGAGCAAAATTCTGTCACGAAAAGACTTGAAAGCGGAAATTGAGACGTTGCGCCGCCAGGGGAAAAGGGTCGTTTTTACCAACGGCTGTTTCGATATTCTCCACGTCGGACATGTGCGTTATCTGAGGGAGGCAAAAAAGGAAGGCGATATTCTGGTGGTAGCCCTCAACAGCGACCGTTCCGTCCGGGCCATCAAAGGGGAGAAAAGACCTATTGTGCCCGAGACGGAAAGGGCTGACGTGATGTCCGCTCTGGAATCGGTGGATTACGTGACCATCTTCGATGAGCCGACACCCCTGGAAGTGATCAGAATTTTGAGGCCGGACATATTGGTCAAAGGAGGCGATTGGAAGGAGGAAAAAATAGTCGGCCGCGATACCGTTTGCGGCTGGGGAGGGCGGGTTGCCGTTATCCCAGAGGTCAAGGGCGCCTCAACGACGAACCTCGTCGAAAAGATTCGGGCTGTTTACAATGACAAATAG
- a CDS encoding ComF family protein produces MKCNVADIGRSLIDLILPSRCVGCTQVLERALPYAVCRSCADSLRRCSPPLCPSCGTPYADPAAADHLCEKCLLTPPPFVAARSVAAYEGVLQDMIHRCKYVGDTMVGETLGKMMADYSYHACDLSDYDVVIPVPLHTKRLRERGFNQSLLLARAFAKRYNKKLDYLSLVRSVHTPPQVSFGRRDREQSVKGAFQVRKKVALEGRKVILVDDVYTTGSTVRECARTLRHAGAPSVTVLTLARALY; encoded by the coding sequence ATGAAATGTAATGTTGCCGACATTGGCCGAAGTCTGATCGACCTCATTTTGCCGTCCCGCTGCGTGGGCTGCACGCAAGTCCTGGAGAGAGCCCTCCCTTACGCGGTTTGCCGGAGCTGTGCGGACAGTTTGCGCCGTTGCTCCCCACCCCTTTGCCCCTCGTGCGGAACCCCCTATGCCGATCCGGCGGCGGCGGATCATCTCTGCGAAAAATGCCTCCTGACCCCCCCGCCTTTTGTGGCGGCACGGTCGGTTGCAGCCTACGAAGGGGTCCTCCAGGATATGATTCATCGATGCAAATACGTCGGTGATACGATGGTGGGGGAAACTCTGGGCAAAATGATGGCCGACTACTCCTACCACGCTTGCGATTTAAGCGATTACGACGTGGTCATACCCGTCCCCCTGCACACAAAACGGCTGCGCGAGCGGGGGTTCAACCAATCCCTGCTTCTGGCAAGGGCTTTCGCCAAACGCTACAACAAGAAACTGGATTACCTGTCATTAGTCCGGTCTGTTCATACGCCGCCTCAGGTCTCTTTTGGCCGCCGGGACCGGGAACAAAGCGTCAAGGGGGCCTTCCAGGTCAGAAAAAAGGTTGCCCTGGAGGGGAGAAAGGTTATTCTGGTGGACGACGTCTATACGACCGGCAGCACCGTACGGGAATGCGCACGCACGCTGAGACATGCGGGAGCCCCGTCGGTGACGGTTTTAACCCTGGCCCGCGCCCTTTACTGA
- the rsfS gene encoding ribosome silencing factor: protein MVLRCVNAALEKKPKALVILGIKNISSFADYYVIMSGDSEREVQALASIIQEKMKKTGILPLGTEGTAVGKWILLDYIDVVISIFHEPVRVFYDLERLWSDAPIMRVPEDTQSLTALSDEM, encoded by the coding sequence CTGGTTCTACGCTGTGTCAACGCGGCCCTGGAAAAGAAACCCAAAGCTCTGGTTATTCTCGGGATCAAAAATATTTCTTCATTCGCGGACTATTACGTCATCATGAGCGGTGACTCGGAGCGGGAAGTCCAGGCGCTGGCCTCCATCATCCAGGAAAAAATGAAAAAAACCGGGATCCTCCCCCTCGGTACGGAAGGGACAGCAGTTGGAAAGTGGATTCTTCTCGATTACATCGACGTCGTAATTTCCATTTTTCACGAACCGGTTCGGGTTTTTTACGATCTGGAACGACTCTGGTCCGACGCTCCGATAATGAGGGTGCCTGAAGACACGCAAAGCCTGACCGCCCTGAGCGATGAAATGTAA
- a CDS encoding sugar phosphate isomerase/epimerase — MDFGQLTENRTVMLMNRCLFPYIQVHMPFHLLRETYLPLVMAERINPEVAISHRDLDECPREVFLEIGGKLQEAGLRVTVHLPFLDLRPGAIDPMVRRVSKERIGDALDLSVFFRPVSVVCHAAFDSRYYPSDEEQWLNNSLETFRSFLPRARTLACPICVENVYETTPVILKRLLDGVNSPFLRFCFDTGHHNVFSEVPLEDWINTLSPYLTQLHLHDNQGSRDQHLPPGEGNFPFGDLFTMLKKRNLTPIVTLETHSLENFRKAVARIGESGWFPLKAAGAEEIEKASGETLS; from the coding sequence ATGGATTTCGGTCAACTTACTGAAAACAGAACAGTTATGTTGATGAACCGTTGCCTTTTTCCGTATATCCAGGTTCATATGCCCTTTCATCTCCTGCGGGAAACGTATCTCCCTCTGGTCATGGCTGAGCGTATCAATCCGGAGGTGGCCATCAGTCACCGGGATCTGGATGAGTGTCCCCGGGAAGTTTTTCTAGAAATCGGCGGAAAATTGCAGGAAGCGGGATTGAGGGTAACGGTCCACCTCCCTTTTCTGGATCTGCGGCCCGGGGCGATCGATCCGATGGTTCGCCGGGTGTCGAAAGAGCGTATCGGAGACGCTCTTGATCTGTCCGTTTTCTTCCGGCCCGTTTCCGTCGTATGTCATGCGGCTTTCGACAGCCGCTACTATCCGTCCGATGAAGAGCAATGGCTAAACAACAGCCTGGAAACCTTTCGGTCGTTTCTGCCGCGAGCCCGGACTTTGGCTTGTCCGATCTGTGTGGAGAATGTATACGAAACGACGCCGGTCATACTGAAAAGGCTCCTGGACGGTGTGAACTCTCCATTTCTGCGTTTCTGCTTCGATACGGGGCACCATAACGTTTTTTCAGAGGTGCCGCTCGAAGACTGGATCAATACGCTGAGCCCCTACCTGACCCAGCTTCATCTCCACGATAATCAGGGGAGCCGTGATCAGCATCTGCCGCCGGGGGAGGGTAATTTCCCGTTTGGTGATCTGTTTACCATGCTCAAAAAGAGGAATCTGACGCCGATCGTCACCCTGGAAACCCATTCCCTTGAAAACTTTCGCAAGGCCGTCGCCCGGATCGGGGAAAGCGGGTGGTTTCCTCTGAAAGCGGCCGGGGCGGAGGAAATCGAGAAGGCATCCGGAGAAACCTTGTCATGA
- a CDS encoding ABC transporter permease produces MMLYICKRLLFMIPLLLGITIVCFGVMHLAPGSPTDMQTQMNPRASIEAQERLRAMYGLDKPVYEQYWIWLKKVAVFDLGTSFSPDRRSVTEKIRERIPITVLLNVLSLILILLVAIPIGVLSAVHQNSLFDRLTSVFVFVGFAVPTFWLALLLMIFFGVHLNWLPISGLRSLNYEYMPPWTAFCDLLRHLVLPVLLSAFGGLAGFSRFMRSNMLEVIRQDYITTARAKGLSERTVIYKHALRNALLPVITILGLSVPGLIGGSVIFETIFAIPGMGQLFYMSVMSRDYPVIMGILYIGAILTLFGNLLADISYALADPRIRISS; encoded by the coding sequence ATGATGCTCTATATCTGTAAGAGATTGCTCTTCATGATACCGCTTCTCCTCGGGATTACGATTGTCTGCTTCGGCGTCATGCACCTCGCGCCGGGGTCGCCGACGGATATGCAGACCCAGATGAACCCGCGGGCGTCCATTGAAGCGCAGGAGCGGTTGCGGGCCATGTATGGCCTGGACAAGCCCGTTTATGAACAGTACTGGATCTGGCTGAAAAAGGTTGCCGTTTTCGATCTCGGAACATCCTTTTCTCCTGACCGCCGCTCCGTCACGGAAAAGATTCGGGAACGGATTCCCATCACTGTCCTGCTCAATGTCCTGTCTCTCATCCTGATTCTTCTGGTGGCCATTCCCATCGGTGTTCTTTCGGCGGTGCATCAGAATTCTCTGTTCGACCGTCTGACCAGTGTATTCGTTTTTGTGGGTTTTGCCGTGCCGACCTTCTGGCTCGCCCTTTTACTCATGATTTTTTTCGGTGTTCATCTGAACTGGCTGCCTATCTCGGGCCTGCGCTCCCTGAATTACGAGTACATGCCGCCCTGGACGGCTTTCTGTGATCTGCTCAGGCACCTGGTCCTGCCCGTTTTGCTGTCCGCCTTCGGGGGGCTCGCCGGTTTTTCCCGCTTTATGCGATCGAACATGCTCGAAGTGATCCGCCAGGATTACATTACAACGGCCCGGGCCAAGGGCTTGAGTGAACGAACGGTGATTTACAAACATGCCCTGCGTAACGCCCTGCTGCCGGTCATCACCATTCTGGGGTTGTCCGTTCCCGGTCTTATCGGGGGGAGTGTCATTTTTGAGACCATATTTGCCATTCCGGGTATGGGGCAACTTTTCTACATGTCCGTCATGTCAAGGGATTATCCCGTGATCATGGGGATCCTCTATATCGGCGCGATCCTTACCCTGTTCGGCAATCTTCTGGCGGACATATCCTATGCCCTGGCGGATCCGCGCATCCGGATTTCATCTTGA
- a CDS encoding Tol-Pal system subunit TolQ gives MPSAGSVAVGSNFHNSVLGMIVDAGGVVQFVLFLLLVFSIVSWAIIFLKYRELGRIKKENNLFLDLFMKKNRIADLIVEARKFRYSTVAEVFRVGYAELVKTTKTTRTPGSDEPLSPSAEDGMIVFLERALARSCSAEASKMEKALGFLATTGNISPFLGLFGTVWGIMDTFKGIGVRGSATLAVVAPGISEALIATAAGLAAAIPAVIFYNYYLNRIRGISIETDNFASDFLNLIDRYYSRR, from the coding sequence ATGCCTTCTGCAGGTTCCGTTGCCGTGGGGAGCAATTTCCACAACAGTGTTCTGGGTATGATTGTCGACGCCGGCGGCGTCGTACAGTTTGTTCTCTTTTTGTTGCTTGTCTTTTCCATTGTCTCGTGGGCCATTATTTTTCTGAAATACCGGGAATTGGGACGGATCAAAAAGGAAAACAACCTGTTTCTCGATCTCTTCATGAAGAAGAACAGGATAGCTGATCTTATCGTCGAAGCCAGAAAATTCAGATATTCGACGGTGGCGGAAGTCTTTCGCGTTGGGTACGCTGAACTCGTCAAGACGACCAAAACGACCAGAACCCCGGGAAGTGATGAGCCGCTTTCCCCATCGGCGGAGGACGGTATGATCGTTTTCCTCGAACGCGCCCTGGCCCGGAGTTGCTCAGCCGAAGCGTCGAAGATGGAGAAAGCTTTGGGTTTTCTGGCAACAACGGGGAACATAAGCCCTTTCCTCGGCCTGTTCGGAACGGTTTGGGGAATCATGGATACGTTCAAGGGTATCGGCGTCCGCGGGTCAGCGACCCTGGCCGTGGTGGCTCCCGGCATATCCGAGGCGCTCATCGCAACGGCGGCCGGTCTGGCCGCAGCGATTCCAGCGGTCATTTTCTATAACTATTACTTGAACCGAATACGCGGAATCAGTATTGAAACGGATAACTTTGCGTCCGATTTTCTGAATCTGATCGACCGTTACTACAGTAGAAGATAA
- a CDS encoding protein TolR, whose product MRYFKRHRFSEHRPLSDINVVPLVDVVLVLLIIFMVTAPMLQMGIDVNLPKVKAKSVDITEEKLVLSIDDNRMIFLNKNHIALADLQTKLEAIFQDRIDREVFMRADKEVPYGFVVEVMSEIRKAGVDRLGMVTEPPRETGE is encoded by the coding sequence ATGAGGTATTTCAAACGACACCGTTTCTCGGAACACCGTCCCCTGTCGGACATCAACGTCGTCCCCCTCGTAGATGTCGTCCTGGTTTTACTGATCATATTCATGGTGACGGCGCCGATGCTTCAAATGGGGATAGATGTGAACCTGCCCAAGGTGAAAGCAAAGAGCGTGGACATTACCGAGGAAAAACTGGTCCTCAGCATTGATGACAACCGCATGATATTTCTGAATAAAAATCACATTGCCCTGGCGGACCTCCAGACGAAGCTGGAGGCCATTTTCCAGGACCGCATAGACCGGGAAGTCTTCATGAGGGCCGACAAAGAGGTCCCCTACGGTTTTGTCGTCGAAGTCATGTCGGAAATCAGGAAGGCGGGTGTGGACAGGTTGGGGATGGTAACGGAGCCGCCACGCGAGACAGGGGAATGA